One genomic segment of Petrotoga sp. 9PW.55.5.1 includes these proteins:
- a CDS encoding Gfo/Idh/MocA family protein — MNKVRFGLIGAGNVGKVHAKALESIKEAELVTIYSRNKKKSEKLASEFNCEYSADIKEILERNDIEAVIIALPSALHADVGIAAAKNGKHVVVEKPVDVSLKKTDNLINECKKRNVLLSVIFQRRFSDSSFRLKKAVKKGYFGKINFGAAHTKWYRDQSYYENSSWRGTWKLDGGGALINQSIHYVDLLRYIVGEIEEVFAYSATRMHDIEVEDILTGTIKYKNGALGFIEANTAAYPGLYSRIDVYGEKGIAVIQDEEIKTWKTVSESYEFKEEKKKSSYNSPDIDYFLHQKQLINIVESIQKDEEPAVTGIDGRNTLAVVLALYESSRKNLPQKVEII, encoded by the coding sequence ATGAATAAAGTTAGATTTGGCTTGATAGGAGCAGGTAATGTAGGGAAAGTCCATGCTAAAGCTTTAGAAAGTATAAAAGAAGCAGAACTAGTAACTATATATAGTAGAAATAAAAAGAAGAGTGAAAAACTTGCGAGTGAGTTTAATTGCGAATATTCTGCTGATATAAAAGAAATATTAGAAAGGAACGATATTGAAGCTGTAATTATAGCTCTTCCAAGCGCATTACATGCAGATGTTGGAATAGCAGCAGCAAAAAATGGCAAACATGTTGTAGTTGAAAAGCCTGTAGATGTTTCGTTAAAAAAAACCGACAACTTAATTAACGAATGTAAAAAGCGAAATGTTTTGCTTAGTGTTATTTTTCAAAGAAGGTTTTCAGACTCCTCTTTCAGACTAAAAAAAGCAGTGAAAAAAGGATATTTTGGAAAAATAAATTTTGGAGCTGCGCATACAAAATGGTACAGAGATCAAAGTTATTATGAAAATAGCAGTTGGCGTGGAACTTGGAAATTGGATGGGGGAGGAGCATTAATAAATCAGTCTATTCATTATGTAGATCTATTAAGATATATCGTTGGTGAAATTGAAGAAGTTTTTGCTTATTCAGCTACAAGAATGCACGATATAGAGGTCGAAGATATTTTAACAGGAACTATAAAATATAAAAATGGGGCTCTTGGTTTTATTGAAGCTAATACGGCTGCTTATCCGGGATTATATTCTCGAATTGATGTATATGGAGAAAAAGGTATAGCTGTAATACAAGACGAAGAAATAAAAACTTGGAAAACGGTATCTGAATCATATGAATTTAAAGAGGAAAAGAAAAAATCAAGTTATAATTCTCCTGATATTGATTATTTTTTGCATCAGAAGCAATTAATAAACATTGTTGAAAGTATACAAAAAGATGAAGAACCAGCAGTAACAGGTATAGATGGAAGGAATACTCTTGCTGTAGTTTTAGCATTATATGAATCATCAAGAAAAAATCTACCACAAAAAGTAGAAATTATATGA